In a genomic window of Amycolatopsis japonica:
- a CDS encoding phage tail protein — protein MALPDLDKAVGCSFGLEIDGVQIKQISEVSGLKMEQDVIELKQNTVDGKYVIKKLPGRPKAGEVTLTRGLTEDSSFEKWVKDAHFGKMGSARKGGAIIVYDYEGAPIKRYKLTNAWPKSLEIGALKAGDTSVLTEKLVVTYEQMEVE, from the coding sequence ATGGCACTTCCCGATCTTGACAAGGCCGTCGGCTGCTCCTTCGGGCTCGAGATCGACGGCGTTCAGATCAAGCAGATCTCCGAGGTCTCCGGACTGAAGATGGAGCAGGACGTCATCGAGCTCAAGCAGAACACCGTGGACGGCAAGTACGTCATCAAGAAGCTCCCCGGCCGCCCGAAAGCGGGAGAGGTGACGCTGACCCGCGGTCTGACCGAGGACAGCAGCTTCGAGAAATGGGTCAAGGACGCGCACTTCGGCAAAATGGGTTCCGCTCGCAAGGGCGGCGCGATCATCGTCTACGACTACGAAGGCGCCCCGATCAAACGCTACAAGCTCACCAACGCGTGGCCGAAGAGCCTGGAGATCGGCGCGCTGAAGGCGGGCGACACCAGTGTGCTCACCGAGAAGCTCGTGGTCACCTACGAGCAGATGGAAGTCGAGTGA
- a CDS encoding phage tail sheath family protein, which yields MPTYLTPGVYVEEIEAGARPIEGVGTAVAAFVGFAADGPFNTPTLVSNWTQFTQTFGDFVEGCYLAQSVYGYFLNGGANCYIVRIGGPRGQENGAAPKAATRQAVLGGYRFVAKELTSGGQTGELTVEVTEPTGENPGDDRFTVLVKKDGKVVETHNVTTKRTKENVVTLVREKSSFITIEELATGGAVAKPDRGTAVLTEPPQPPPVPRRIAADDYVGDVADRTGFGGLEAIDEITMVAVPDLMAAHQRDLIDLDGVKAVQLAMIAHCELMGDRMAIVDPPPGLNPQEVRSWRMDQAGYDSKYAALYYPWVQVLDAASGTNTYVPPSGYMAGVWARTDATRGVHKAPANEVVRGVLALETHLTKAEQELLNPIGVNCVRSFAGKGIRIWGARTLSSDPAWRYLNVRRLFNYLEESILNGTQWVVFEPNDDALWARIRRTISAFLVMEWRKGALFGLTPDEAFFVKCDRETNPAEGIDLGQVICEVGIAPVKPAEFVIFRLAQMSGGTSLVNE from the coding sequence ATGCCCACCTATCTCACGCCGGGTGTGTACGTCGAGGAGATCGAGGCCGGCGCCCGGCCGATCGAGGGTGTGGGCACGGCCGTCGCCGCCTTCGTCGGCTTCGCGGCGGACGGCCCCTTCAACACGCCCACCTTGGTGTCCAACTGGACCCAGTTCACCCAGACCTTCGGCGATTTCGTCGAAGGCTGCTATCTGGCCCAGTCGGTCTACGGCTATTTCCTCAACGGCGGTGCCAACTGCTACATCGTCCGCATCGGCGGTCCACGAGGGCAGGAGAACGGTGCGGCACCGAAGGCGGCGACGCGCCAGGCCGTGCTCGGCGGCTACCGTTTCGTCGCGAAAGAGCTCACGAGTGGTGGACAGACCGGAGAGCTCACCGTCGAGGTCACCGAACCGACCGGCGAGAACCCCGGCGACGACCGGTTCACCGTGCTCGTCAAGAAGGACGGCAAGGTCGTCGAGACCCACAACGTGACCACCAAGCGCACCAAGGAAAACGTCGTCACACTGGTGCGCGAGAAGTCCAGCTTCATCACGATCGAGGAGCTCGCGACCGGCGGTGCGGTGGCGAAGCCGGACCGTGGCACCGCGGTGCTCACCGAACCGCCGCAGCCCCCGCCCGTCCCGCGGCGCATCGCGGCCGACGACTATGTCGGCGACGTCGCCGACCGCACCGGTTTCGGTGGCCTGGAAGCGATCGACGAGATCACCATGGTCGCCGTGCCGGACCTGATGGCCGCCCACCAGCGCGACCTGATCGACCTCGACGGCGTCAAGGCCGTGCAGCTGGCGATGATCGCGCACTGCGAGCTGATGGGCGACCGGATGGCGATCGTCGACCCGCCACCCGGGCTCAACCCGCAGGAGGTCCGCTCCTGGCGGATGGACCAGGCCGGGTACGACTCGAAGTACGCGGCGTTGTACTACCCGTGGGTGCAGGTGCTCGACGCCGCCAGCGGGACCAACACCTACGTGCCGCCGAGCGGATACATGGCGGGGGTGTGGGCACGCACCGACGCGACCCGCGGTGTCCACAAGGCACCTGCGAACGAGGTCGTCCGCGGCGTGCTGGCGCTCGAAACGCATCTGACCAAGGCGGAGCAGGAACTGCTCAACCCGATCGGCGTGAACTGCGTGCGCTCCTTCGCGGGCAAGGGGATCCGGATCTGGGGAGCGCGCACGCTGTCGAGCGACCCGGCGTGGCGCTACCTCAACGTGCGGCGGCTGTTCAACTACCTCGAGGAATCGATCCTCAACGGCACCCAGTGGGTCGTGTTCGAGCCGAACGACGACGCGCTGTGGGCCCGCATCCGGCGCACGATCAGCGCTTTCCTGGTGATGGAATGGCGCAAGGGCGCGCTGTTCGGCCTCACTCCCGACGAAGCGTTCTTCGTGAAATGCGACCGGGAGACCAACCCGGCCGAGGGGATCGATCTCGGCCAGGTGATCTGCGAAGTGGGCATCGCGCCGGTCAAACCGGCGGAGTTCGTGATCTTCCGGCTGGCCCAGATGTCCGGCGGCACCAGCCTGGTCAACGAATAG
- a CDS encoding DUF6760 family protein, whose protein sequence is MTYAAGRLHEEVAYVAYHLHWSLDDILDLEHHDRLTYVAEIARINTRMSEGR, encoded by the coding sequence GTGACGTACGCGGCCGGACGGCTGCACGAGGAAGTCGCGTACGTCGCCTACCACCTGCACTGGTCGCTCGACGACATCCTCGACCTCGAACACCACGACCGGTTGACCTACGTCGCCGAGATCGCCCGGATCAACACTCGGATGAGCGAGGGACGGTGA